Below is a window of Leishmania panamensis strain MHOM/PA/94/PSC-1 chromosome 30 sequence DNA.
GAACCTCTTTTTGCTGCCTAAGTCGTGCCACTGGCGGCCTCAAGGGCACAAGCAGTGTGCTGTGTTGCGTCCGCGACGATTGAGCAAGTCTGAGATGCCTCacttttctccccctcccatgTGTGCCGTTCAACGGACGCGACCTCGAACGAtgtcctcctctgctcccTGTCCACTCCTCTTACTCTTCGTTCTCTGTATCTCTGtcgcgtttctttttttttttttgcgcccCTCTCACCTCGTGATGGTGTCGGTGACTCACGCACAACGCTGTGCTGACAGTATCAGTGGCAGTAAACACGCCATCGCGAAACATTTTGCTTGTGTActcgtttctcttctctcttacTCAACTCTTTCTGCGAGTTGAttcactgctgcgccagccagcacacacgccccGGCACCCATAGCCGCAGACTCCTTCTAGAGCCGCACACATCCGGCCTATACTTCTGTACTTCTCTCCTCGTTGCCACCCGCATACCTCCAACACGAATTACTTCGTTTTCATCCTCATCCTTTTCTGGACACTTCTCTTCccactttttcttttttttcttttttttagTTCGAcctgttttgtgtgtgcgcgcgcgtttCTCTGCGTCTTTCCGCTTGGCTCATTCAGGCTTTACTGTCAGAGTACCGCCGTCCCGGCCGCCAATATTGACGTCATTCTCTGCTTTGTTTTATtattatatatatatttttgCACATCGCACATTTTTCTCTCATACCCCCCCATTTCGTTGCTTTCCAGCTCATCAAAGCAGGCGCACTcgctcgcacacgcacgcgcccaCACTCCTTAACACACATGCGCCTGTCCAttgctccctcttttctgaTTACTCTGATAGCGTGACACTTTCGTTTTCTGCCACGAAGGAACTCGCAGCCATGTATCAGGAGTCGAAGATTTTCATGATATTCAAGTCACTGCGCGACATCGTGGTGATTGGAGACAATGATATGGTCATCACCGATATGAacgcggcggctgtggcCTTCTTTGGCTGGACGGCCGATGATGTAAAGGGGAAGAGCATCGCCTTTCTTGTCCCCACTCATCCACTTGATGTGCAGGATAACACCGTCACCCTCATGGCCCACCTTGCCAACTCTACTGACGCACCCGTAGTGATTCAAACCACTCGAGATCCTCACGCGACAATGGTGGCCTGGACGATTTTGCCTATTCGTCTTCCCCGCGTGTATGAGTTCGGGGTGCACATGAACATCCGTGCCGCCCTCACCCCGAAATTGTCTGTCTCAGACCTGAACTTTAAGAACCGCACGGTGTTCCTGCGTGTGGACTTCAACGTGCCGTTTGACCGCGAGACCGGCACCATTCGAGACGATAGCCGCATTCGTGCAGCGATGCCGACCATTAACAAAATCATCAATGACGGGGGACGCCTGGTGATCGGGTCTCACTTGGGACGTCCCAAGAAGCCCAACGAGAAGCAGTCCCTGAGGCGCATCTTACCTCGTCTACAGGAgttgctggagaaggaggttTCATTCTGCACGGATCCCTTCAAGGCAggcgagaaggtgaaggggaTGAAGGACGGGGACGTCATGCTGCTGGAGAACCTGCGGTTTTTCAAGGGCGAAAATAGCAAGGAGGCTGTGGAGCGGAACAAGTTGGCGTCCGCGCTCGCCTCCTTTAGTGATATTTTCGTTTGCGACGCCTTCGGTACAGTGCATCGCATGACGGCCAGCATGACCGGCGTGCCTCGCGTCTTGGGGGCTGGGGTGACAGGCTTCTTGATCGAAAAGGAGATCAATGCCATTAGTAAGGTGATGCGCAACCCAGAGCAACCTCTGGTCGCCATCGTTGGCGGCTCAAAGGTGTCGGACAAAATCAATGTCCTCGCCTCCATCTTCAACTTTGCACACACAGTGATCGTTGGCGGAGCCATGGCTTACACCTTCCTGGAGGCGCAAGGCTACTCCGTGGGCAAGAGCAAGGTGGAGCGtgtggtgagggagaagggtCGTGATGTGGATCTGCACAACACCGCTCGCGATTTGATGGATCTGGCCAAGTCCCGCAAGGTGCGATTCATGTTGCCCATCGATCACAGCTGCGCGAAGGAGTTCAAAGACGCGGAGCCATTTGTCACCAGCAACGCCGACATTCCCGCGGAGTACATGGGATTAGACTACGGCCCCAAGTCCATTgagcaggcgaagaaggccGTCGCGCAGGCCCGCACACTCATCTGGAATGGGCCTCTGGGCGTTTTTGAGTTCCCGAACTTCGCTACAGGCACGAAGGCCATCGCCGAGTCTATCAAGGATAAAAAGCAAATTGTGTCCATtgtcggtggcggtgagacggcggcggcgacaaaAGACTACAAGGAGTACATC
It encodes the following:
- a CDS encoding PAS-domain containing phosphoglycerate kinase, putative (TriTrypDB/GeneDB-style sysID: LpmP.30.3350); protein product: MYQESKIFMIFKSLRDIVVIGDNDMVITDMNAAAVAFFGWTADDVKGKSIAFLVPTHPLDVQDNTVTLMAHLANSTDAPVVIQTTRDPHATMVAWTILPIRLPRVYEFGVHMNIRAALTPKLSVSDLNFKNRTVFLRVDFNVPFDRETGTIRDDSRIRAAMPTINKIINDGGRLVIGSHLGRPKKPNEKQSLRRILPRLQELLEKEVSFCTDPFKAGEKVKGMKDGDVMLLENLRFFKGENSKEAVERNKLASALASFSDIFVCDAFGTVHRMTASMTGVPRVLGAGVTGFLIEKEINAISKVMRNPEQPLVAIVGGSKVSDKINVLASIFNFAHTVIVGGAMAYTFLEAQGYSVGKSKVERVVREKGRDVDLHNTARDLMDLAKSRKVRFMLPIDHSCAKEFKDAEPFVTSNADIPAEYMGLDYGPKSIEQAKKAVAQARTLIWNGPLGVFEFPNFATGTKAIAESIKDKKQIVSIVGGGETAAATKDYKEYITHVSTGGGAFLELLEGRALPGLICLTARAAPKL